The following are encoded together in the Plasmodium brasilianum strain Bolivian I chromosome 10, whole genome shotgun sequence genome:
- a CDS encoding S-adenosylmethionine decarboxylase/ornithine decarboxylase, whose translation MNSAFEGIEKRVVVKLRKEFFSDNKITSLLDVPRKLWEDKLKLIGCSIISEIEEDINLPRDERCRVYLLSESSLFIYNDTVFIKTCGKTKVLFFIPFLVDLLIYKIKNKYVLDKDCLYDESFIKNKDLTEITDFIKNSFEYSFFTHMNYQNVTNDGYYEQEYPHKSIEDEKNFFQFFFKKIEFSNTPLSMNRAHYIFFAQVSSNKSDGRGGSSSSNGSASYYSSNGVNAHPAATNYKFCSEIHLFGIAKYREMKHFHELYLNEDSLNIFSKNIDSAIKTYDENEKVEICSSDYSLEWTENSSKSTTNTNNVYKDGTQLLTITDEVISPYTEKKSVFSSDISFSSRLLESSEKILDEAMTSCEDMVSLRYDEDYLNTNCNRRNNNSTTCSSVYDEGKSSTILSSETKDQFRQNALDSISQHNIDAGNKMTKKEIVSGTEVKRENAYLNELYFAQYSSCRDAGTTLIHSNQSYNNYNIDLRNTYTSLNNKYSVDSCLKNGGVCMELSSPSFISNANNTNSNNYRSSEYHGSNFCVKKIDTNIYECKNVQNKERCLYNEFYFTPCGYSCNVVHKNNYFCVHYSPEDLVSYVSIEVSCNIKFDTFMNFMNNQLNFYNGKFMCIINYSYYPDDCRAYCNPLTIGSVHNSINVSSVSNGISRLGKGDQLTYGYTAYNNAEIYQINKKLTKNLIINNNQYYSLIALKQKSVGFLKIQYFVYELKNMNEEKTTNILFPCGIISSSGSKKHVGNNFSITPLSSNVVNDMYKYSYIFCKQNKVMIVDIPSDSNTSNSNSANGLRNVSNDLLILENAENIEKEHKDSSSYDEQKKKGAEIRRGRSSVGARNYSKGTNNTVVEGNEEEGEREREGERRKLNDDKEEGENGSDVKAQKDEAGTCIETKHKEEMRNYYKKNKIEMFTLSKILSENIDTSVVCINVQKILAQYIRFKKNLPSVTPFYSVKSNNDEIVLKFLYGLNCNFDCASVGEIKKLIAIFPNIERNRIIYANTIKSVNSLIYAKNENVNLCTFDNIEELKKILKHHPKCSLLLRINVDFKNYKSYMSSKYGANEYEWGNILQFGKENNLNIIGVSFHVGSNTKNLFDYCQAIKLSRDVWNISKTIGYEFEILNLGGGYPEELEYDSAKTHEKRNYCTLNEEELKKDIMNFLNEKSVVKTKYNFYNFEKIALAINMSIEHYYKDIKNKLRIICEPGRYMVASSSTLAVKVIGKRHPTFKDIMLKDLRDEDILNFSKGPNNGDIEVTNNAGEEEQAKQDDRVKSEKGDASEDTSVGTSIDTSASARSNDEKTEDELLMLSHANIGNNFSSSNSKLGNITNIKKEVVNINNNRYNYYSYYVSDSIYGCFSGIIFDEYNRTPVYVIKNKNYSNNSILSSPLYLANIFGQSCDGLDMINSITYLPECDINDWIIYEYAGAYTFVSSSDFNGFAKCQKIYIFPKNEFPFLK comes from the coding sequence ATGAACTCAGCATTCGAAGGAATCGAAAAGAGAGTTGTCGTTAAATTGAGGAAGGAATTTTTTTCAGACAACAAAATAACATCACTTTTGGATGTACCCAGGAAATTGTGGGAAGATAAGTTAAAACTTATTGGTTGTAGTATTATTTCTGAAATTGAAGAAGATATTAATTTGCCCCGAGATGAAAGATGTAGAGTATACTTACTCTCAGAAAGTtcgttatttatatataatgatacGGTTTTTATCAAAACATGTGGAAAGACTAAagtattgttttttattccCTTTTTAGTTGATTTGTTGATATATAAGATTAAGAATAAATACGTTTTAGATAAGGATTGCTTGTATGATGAAtcgtttattaaaaataaagactTAACAGAAATAAcagattttataaaaaatagttttgAGTATTCATTCTTTACACATATGAATTATCAAAACGTAACAAATGATGGTTATTATGAACAAGAGTATCCGCACAAATCGATTGAAGATGAAAAGaacttttttcaatttttttttaaaaagatcgAATTTTCCAATACCCCATTATCAATGAATAGGGCACACTATATTTTCTTTGCACAAGTTAGTAGTAATAAGAGCGATGGAAGAGGAGGAAGCAGTAGCAGCAATGGAAGTGCCAGTTATTATAGTAGTAATGGCGTTAATGCACACCCCGCAGCTACCAATTACAAGTTTTGCTCGGAAATACATCTGTTCGGTATTGCCAAGTACAGAGAGATGAAGCATTTTCATGAGTTATATTTGAACGAAGACTCactgaatattttttccaagAATATTGATAGTGCAATAAAAACctatgatgaaaatgaaaaagtggAAATATGTAGTAGTGACTATTCATTGGAATGGACAGAGAATTCGTCCAAAAGTACgacaaatacaaataatgtTTACAAAGACGGAACACAGTTACTCACCATTACAGATGAAGTTATATCACCCTATACTGAGAAGAAAAGTGTATTTTCAAGTGACATCTCGTTTTCATCTAGATTATTAGAATCGAGTGAAAAGATATTGGATGAAGCAATGACAAGTTGTGAGGATATGGTTTCTTTAAGATATGACGAAGATTATTTGAACACCAATTGTAATAGAAGAAACAATAATAGTACAACCTGTAGTAGTGTCTATGATGAAGGAAAAAGTAGTACCATCTTGTCGAGTGAAACGAAAGATCAGTTCAGACAGAATGCACTTGATTCTATCTCTCAACATAATATAGACGCTGGAAATAAAATGACGAAGAAGGAAATCGTATCCGGAACAGAAGTAAAAAGAGAGAATGCGTATTTAAATGAGTTATACTTTGCACAATATTCCAGCTGTAGAGATGCAGGAACGACATTGATACATTCCAACCAAAGTTATAACAATTATAACATTGATCTgagaaatacatatacaagtTTGAACAATAAGTATTCCGTTGATAGTTGTTTGAAGAATGGAGGAGTATGTATGGAATTATCATCTCCATCGTTCATTAGTAATGCAAATAATACGAATAGTAATAATTACAGGAGTTCGGAATATCATGGGTCCAATTTCTGTGTGAAGAAGATAGACAccaatatatatgaatgtaaaaatgtacaaaataaGGAAAGGTGTTTATATAATGAGTTTTACTTTACCCCATGTGGTTATTCTTGTAATGTGGTTCATAAGAATAATTACTTTTGTGTACATTACTCGCCTGAAGATTTGGTATCCTATGTGTCCATTGAAGTATCATGCAACATAAAATTTGACACGTTTAtgaattttatgaacaatCAGTTGAATTTTTACAATGGCAAGTTTATGTGCATCATTAACTACTCTTATTATCCGGATGATTGTAGGGCATATTGCAACCCGTTAACGATAGGGAGTGTTCATAATAGCATCAATGTTAGCAGTGTTAGCAATGGGATCAGTAGGCTGGGCAAAGGAGATCAACTAACGTATGGATACACTGCATACAATAACGCGGAAATTTatcaaataaacaaaaagttAACGAAAAACTTAATCATAAACAATAATCAGTATTATTCACTAATCGCACTGAAGCAGAAATCCGTTGGCTTTCTCAAAATTCAGTATTTTGTCTACgaacttaaaaatatgaatgaggaaaaaacgacgaacattttatttccttGCGGAATTATTAGTAGTAGTGGCAGTAAAAAACATGTGGGGAATAATTTCAGTATCACTCCATTAAGTTCTAATGTAGTCAATGACATGTACAAGTATAGTTACATATTTTGTAAACAGAACAAAGTAATGATAGTAGACATCCCATCGGATAGTAACACAAGCAATAGCAATAGTGCAAACGGATTAAGAAATGTTTCAAATGATTTACTCATCTTGGAAAATGCggaaaatatagaaaaggaGCATAAGGATAGTAGTTCATATGACGAGCAAAAGAAGAAGGGTGCAGAAATAAGAAGAGGTAGAAGTAGTGTAGGTGCTAGGAATTATTCTAAGGGGACGAACAATACTGTAGTTGAGGGGAATGAAGAAGAGGGAGAAAGAGAAAGGGAAGGCGAAAGAAGAAAACTGAATGACGACAAAGAGGAGGGGGAAAATGGTTCAGATGTGAAAGCGCAGAAGGACGAAGCGGGCACATGCATAGAAACAAAGCACAAAGAAGAAATGaggaattattataaaaagaataaaatcgAAATGTTTACACTAAGTAAGATATTAAGTGAAAATATTGACACATCGGTTGTGTGCATTAATGTACAAAAAATTCTTGCACAATATATAcgttttaagaaaaatttgcCGAGTGTTACACCATTTTATTCTGTGAAGAGCAATAATGACGAAAtcgtattaaaatttttatatggaTTAAATTGCAATTTTGATTGTGCTTCAGTAGGAGAGATTAAGAAGTTAATAGCAATATTTCCAAACATAGAAAGGAACAGAATTATCTATGCAAATACTATTAAAAGTGTTAACTCGTTAATATATGCAAAGAATGAGAATGTTAATCTGTGCACATTTGACAATatagaagaattaaaaaaaatattgaaacaTCATCCCAAATGTTCCTTACTTTTACGTATTAATGTAGATTTCAAGAATTATAAATCATATATGTCTTCTAAGTATGGTGCGAATGAATATGAATGGGGGAATATTTTACAATTCGGTAAAGaaaacaatttaaatattattggTGTGTCATTTCATGTAGGTAGTAATACGAAAAATTTGTTTGATTACTGTCAAGCTATTAAATTGTCCAGAGATGTATGGAATATTAGCAAAACTATTGGCTATgaatttgaaatattaaatttaggTGGAGGATATCCAGAGGAGTTAGAATATGATAGTGCAAAAACGcatgaaaaaagaaactaTTGTACTCTGAAtgaagaagaattaaaaaaagatattatgAACTTCTTGAATGAAAAATCAGTTGTTAAAacgaaatataatttttacaattttgaaaaaatcgCCTTAGCTATTAATATGTCTATTgaacattattataaagatataaagaataaactCAGAATAATTTGTGAACCTGGTAGGTATATGGTTGCGTCTTCATCCACGCTAGCTGTTAAAGTAATCGGGAAAAGGCATCCAACTTTTAAGGATATTATGTTAAAAGATCTAAGGGATGAGgatattcttaatttttccaAAGGACCAAACAACGGGGACATTGAAGTAACAAATAATGCTGGGGAAGAGGAGCAGGCAAAACAAGATGATAGGGTAAAGAGTGAAAAGGGAGATGCAAGCGAAGATACATCTGTTGGTACAAGTATAGATACATCTGCAAGTGCCAGAAGTAATGACGAGAAAACTGAGGATGAACTGTTAATGTTATCCCATGCAAATATCGGTAATAATTTTAGTAGTAGTAATTCGAAATTAGGcaatattacaaatattaagaaagaggttgttaatattaataacaatagatataattattattcgTATTATGTAAGTGATAGTATTTATGGTTGTTTTAGTGGTATAATATTTGATGAATATAATAGAACACCCgtatatgtaattaaaaataaaaattattcaaataattcCATATTAAGTTCACCATTGTATTTAGCAAACATATTTGGGCAGTCTTGTGATGGACTAGATATGATTAATTCAATTACATATTTACCTGAATGTGATATTAATGACTGgattatttatgaatatgcAGGAGCCTATACTTTTGTTAGCTCATCTGATTTTAACGGATTTGCCAAATGTCAAAAGATATATATCTTTCCCAAGAACGAATTCCCCTTTTTAAAATGA
- a CDS encoding haloacid dehalogenase-like hydrolase: MLEIKDKNGNKVQKSNLNDEIKIIFTDLDGTLLNSENKISKLNLESLLKVKEKDVKIVFATGRPLYSVEGIIDEELKKHNINLMPGIYLNGCVTYDPNGKRIIDNVMNDDIKMEIHNFSKKENISQYFIWYNIDATYCFSMNDSIREYIEVECITPKVLSEEEFKKLTVYKVLMCLREDNLSNILKLCKEKFSHKLNVANTFKCYIEMFNCNTNKFEGVKKICKFYNISLNNALSIGDGENDMEMLEGLANSVSLINASNKVKSSAKYIAPSNNDNAIFHVLKTFCNI, translated from the coding sequence ATGCttgaaataaaagataaaaatggtaataaaGTTCAAAAGAGTAACCTGaatgatgaaataaaaataatttttacagaTTTAGATGGGACTTTATTAAAcagtgaaaataaaatttctaaaTTAAATTTGGAGAGTTTACTAAAAGTAAAAGAGAAGGATGTAAAAATAGTGTTTGCAACTGGTCGTCCTTTGTACTCTGTTGAAGGAATAATTGATGAAGAACTTAAAAAACATAACATAAATTTAATGCCaggaatatatttaaatggtTGTGTTACTTATGACCCCAATGGAAAGAGAATTATTGATAATGTTATGAatgatgatataaaaatggaaatacataatttttcaaaaaaagaaaatatatcacAATATTTCATATGGTATAATATAGACGCTACTTACTGTTTTTCTATGAACGATTCTATTCGAGAATATATAGAAGTAGAATGTATAACACCAAAGGTGTTAAGTGAagaagaatttaaaaaattgacaGTATATAAAGTTTTAATGTGTTTGAGGGAAGATAATTTATCAAACATTTTAAAGTTATGTAAGGAAAAGTTTTCGCATAAACTTAATGTAGCTAATACTTTTAAGTGTTATATTGAAATGTTTAATtgtaatacaaataaatttgAAGGGGTTAAGAAgatatgtaaattttataacataAGTTTAAATAATGCTTTATCAATTGGAGATGGAGAGAATGATATGGAGATGTTGGAAGGATTAGCTAATTCAGTAAGTCTGATCAATGCATCAAATAAAGTTAAGTCAAGTGCAAAATATATAGCCCCTtcaaataatgataatgccATATTTCATGTGTTAAAGACCTTCTGCAATATATAG
- a CDS encoding WD repeat-containing protein 70, whose translation MNNEDVVGEDEYLDEFSDGSASNEFSTNSESSIGQSDERKRDNEKGDEHNAPLDEGFDKQRSKLNFALMKEEILNIHKKNICEIRSVRKGSTLVVSGNDNNVRIYEFKNMNKYEKGYTKLISLSEGSIIQSLDAQNNITLIANGNKCYVYNRNYELIKNTIRGDMYIKDVNKTKGHTRQINSCRINPSEENVFISGSLDSTLRIWNLTKNNCYGIDNELVHHQCLKIVNEKNMMNNNILCSEFCMDGNTIIIGCESGQLEIRNKISNDYMYSYKGTHIIKPNVSHNNYAVIDILTSKKRNHYFYTRSLDSTVKYWDRRNLNIPINTIENINTIVHKSNMCFYDKDEKYLVIGTQEKKISKKEENVQNAKNQAYEYIENRLDFEEEKTQKLKDSKKEFLTNSYIKIYQGDDDMNKFLNEVSTVNKTEKNIHGMIQIYDITTNTFDLIYKKYYEHSGIICVHYDEYIKHLFLGTTDGKCFIYYDHNSKNGVLEYINKGAKRKEQEVKEKNNSFYMNTEHIYNLDNLPKEIEITHSGKVLIKKHNKKNKLNPTINALNSNAYERKRQVNPYSKFIVDVKQNSGERMDEIQKGELAREHTDEEENIVDLLRKRELNKQGDDYFMKAYKYTQPNKIIDYSSGEEQEYSKILKKPKCPQCGVKNCVCGYMQGLGRKTGSNK comes from the coding sequence ATGAATAACGAGGACGTAGTAGGAGAGGACGAGTACCTAGACGAATTTTCAGATGGAAGTGCCTCAAACGAATTTTCAACGAACAGCGAAAGTAGCATAGGACAGAGTGACGAGAGAAAGAGGGATAATGAAAAGGGGGATGAACATAATGCACCGTTAGACGAGGGTTTTGACAAGCAAAGGAGCAAACTAAATTTTGCACTTATGAAGGAGGAAATACTAAATAtacataagaaaaatatatgtgaaaTAAGATCAGTAAGGAAAGGGAGTACATTAGTTGTGTCAGGAAACGATAACAATGTAAGAatttatgaatttaaaaatatgaataagtATGAAAAAGGGTATACAAAATTGATAAGTTTATCTGAAGGTTCAATTATACAATCTTTAGATGCAcagaataatattacattgatagcaaatggaaataaatgttatgtatataatcGAAATTACGAACTAATTAAGAATACTATTAGGGGtgatatgtatattaagGATGTTAATAAAACGAAAGGGCATACAAGACAAATTAACAGTTGTCGGATTAATCCATCAGAGGAAAATGTGTTTATAAGTGGTAGTTTAGATAGTACATTAAGGATATggaatttaacaaaaaataattgttatGGTATAGATAATGAATTAGTTCATCATCAATGTTTGAAAAtagttaatgaaaaaaatatgatgaataataatattttatgtagcGAATTTTGTATGGATGGaaatacaattattataGGCTGTGAGAGTGGTCAGTtagaaataagaaataaaatatcaaatGATTATATGTATAGTTATAAAGGTACACATATTATTAAACCAAATGTTtcacataataattatgctgtaattgatatattaacttctaaaaaaaggaaccattatttttataccaGAAGTTTAGATAGCACAGTTAAATATTGGGATAGAcgaaatttaaatataccaATTAATACTATTGAAAATATCAACACAATTGTTCATAAAAGTAATATGTGTTTTTATGATAAGGATGAAAAGTATTTAGTCATTGGTacacaagaaaaaaaaatttcaaaaaaagaagaaaatgttcaaaatgcaaaaaatcaAGCATAcgaatatatagaaaatagaCTAGATTTTGAAGAAGAGAAGACACAAAAGTTGAAAGattcaaaaaaagaatttcttacaaatagttatataaaaatataccaaGGAGATGATGATatgaacaaatttttaaatgaagtGTCTACTGTAAATAAaacggaaaaaaatatacatggaATGATccaaatatatgatattacTACTAATACTTTTGatttgatatataaaaaatattatgaacattCAGGTATTATATGTGTTCATTatgatgaatatataaaacaccTATTTTTAGGTACCACTGATGGAAAATGCTTCATATATTATGAtcataattcaaaaaatggagtcctagaatatataaacaaaggcgcaaaaagaaaagaacaagaagtaaaagaaaaaaataattctttttatatgaatactgaacatatatacaatttgGATAATTTGCCCAAAGAAATTGAAATAACCCATTCTGGAAAAGTTTTAATCAAAAAACATAACAAAAAGAACAAGTTGAACCCAACTATTAATGCTCTTAACTCAAATGCTTATGAAAGGAAGAGACAGGTGAACCCGTATTCCAAATTCATAGTTGACGTAAAGCAGAATAGTGGTGAGCGTATGGACGAAATACAGAAAGGTGAGCTAGCGAGAGAACATACGGATGAGGAAGAAAATATTGTCGACCTTCTACGAAAAAGGGAATTAAATAAGCAGGGAGatgattattttatgaaGGCTTACAAATATACTCAGCCGAACAAGATAATTGACTATTCCTCAGGAGAAGAACAGGAATACtcgaaaattttgaaaaaaccCAAGTGCCCGCAATGTGGAGTTAAAAACTGTGTGTGTGGGTACATGCAAGGTCTGGGGAGAAAAACAGGGAGCAATAAATGA
- a CDS encoding pre-mRNA-splicing factor CEF1 — MRIQIKGGIWKNCEDEVLKAAVMKYGLNNWSRVASLLVRKSAKQCKARWYEWLDPSVKKTEWSKEEEEKLLHLAKLFPTQWRTIAPVVGRTAQQCLEHYEYLLDEAEGKVHDKNKNLRRLRPGEIDPAPETRPARADPVDMDEDEKEMLAEAKARLANTKGKKAKRKAREKQLEQARRLALLQKKRELKAAGITSLNYRKNDKNKIDHVKEILFERKPPKGFFDVSEEQDIEDVNEQNNKKIKSIKSMEVENINESTQYDKDGNKKEKGKGTSKGKRMNEEQNLLSAIDNYDKQFNELSHLRKRVRLNLPEPILNESELEEIIQINKEAASFNQIIKENNDNYNNSNNNNNANEYSGGIVPINNILPSLTNSVYILNDRDKFSSIGTNFYNRSIAFSSKLDLSIQQAAQNIISRNINDPLIGVNNEAMEPQEYEQLYHCDSTNGYTNQADYFSPTDNTNIIIRDNVKQVKEEVEKNKKINDEQVNKNEKELIKNVIITDIKSFKGNISQYARSIMSYKRPNNNNSLIHNNSLLSDFYDDNYEEKIDRAKLLIKASLANLPKETNVIELQMPQEEDVVNGQNMDENEEASLEKDIQDIDREKKMQEYLQQKEKFNKQNKIVRWNLPRPYFLNKINLFTNMLQNDSKKLEQLVQDEMTLLIKNDMYNYPIKNSTPIQNQVPLSDIDSTYMQQAIDSINHEMEEVHIGGKANDSLIRITNMGGAQDRVNDRDEDRAVHDVCEAHDTHDTHNTHNTRDDEKRIMPISNEHNMQYCEEDSVDMWKRINDGIIFCPSKNLYTFVEYMNEADIKANYKYRCEKLRSFIQKNMEIYKKLENKYDIYTKGYVLKIKGYKKSFDSLFNSYINCINEKDALNALYENEKKHALERIKEEKEETKKEIEYHKSLQKLYSELLECNVQLKEQCKQVVQVSGKCTVIQMSNGH, encoded by the coding sequence ATGCGAATTCAGATAAAGGGGGGCATATGGAAGAACTGCGAGGATGAAGTGCTGAAGGCGGCTGTGATGAAATACGGACTGAACAACTGGTCAAGGGTTGCTTCACTACTAGTCCGAAAATCAGCTAAACAGTGTAAGGCTCGTTGGTATGAATGGTTAGATCCATCAGTTAAAAAAACAGAATGGAgcaaagaagaagaagagaaaCTTTTGCATTTAGCTAAACTATTCCCTACCCAGTGGAGAACAATTGCCCCTGTTGTAGGTAGAACAGCTCAACAATGTTTAGAGCATTATGAGTATCTACTTGATGAAGCTGAAGGAAAGGTACatgataagaataaaaatttaaggCGTCTAAGACCTGGTGAAATTGACCCAGCACCTGAGACAAGACCTGCACGAGCAGACCCTGTTGACATGGATGAAGATGAGAAAGAAATGCTTGCAGAGGCAAAAGCTAGACTTGCAAACACGAAAgggaaaaaagcaaaaagaaaagcaaGAGAAAAACAATTAGAACAAGCTAGACGATTAgcattattacaaaaaaaaagagaactAAAGGCTGCTGGTATTACTTCCttaaattatagaaaaaatgacaaaaataaaattgaccATGTGaaggaaatattatttgaaagAAAACCACCGAAGGGATTTTTTGATGTAAGCGAGGAACAAGATATTGAAGATGtgaatgaacaaaataataaaaaaattaaaagtattaaATCTATGGAAGtcgaaaatataaatgagtCTACACAGTACGACAAGGatggaaataaaaaggaaaaaggaaaaggtacaagtaaaggaaaaagaatGAATGAAGAACAGAATCTGTTGTCCGCTATTGATAATTATGACAAGCAATTTAACGAACTTAGCCATTTAAGAAAGCGAGTTCGACTAAATTTACCTGAACCAATTTTGAATGAAAGTGAGTTGGAAgaaattattcaaataaataaagaagcaGCTTCATTCAACCaaattattaaagaaaataatgataattataataatagtaataataataataatgctaATGAGTATAGTGGTGGTATTGTACccattaataatatacttcCGAGCTTAACAAATTCGGTATATATTCTGAACGATAGAGATAAATTCTCCTCTATTGGaacaaatttttacaatagATCCATTGCATTTTCAAGTAAGTTAGACCTAAGTATACAGCAAGCAGCACAAAACATTATTTCTAGAAATATCAATGATCCACTTATAGGAGTGAACAATGAAGCAATGGAACCACAGGAATATGAACAGTTATATCATTGTGATAGTACTAATGGCTATACTAACCAAGCTGATTATTTTTCTCCTACAGATAATACCAACATAATTATTAGAGATAATGTAAAACAGGTAAAAGAAGaagtagaaaaaaacaaaaagataaATGATGAACAGGTAAATAAGAACGAAAaggaattaattaaaaatgtaattattaccgatataaaaagttttaaaggAAATATTAGTCAGTATGCAAGATCAATTATGTCATATAAACGTccgaataataataactcaCTAATTCATAACAACTCTTTACTGAGTGACTTCTATGATGAtaattatgaagaaaaaattgacAGAGCAAAATTACTTATAAAAGCATCACTAGCAAATTTGCCAAAGGAAACTAATGTAATAGAACTACAAATGCCACAAGAAGAGGATGTAGTGAATGGTCAAAACATGGACGAAAATGAAGAAGCAAGTTTAGAAAAAGATATTCAAGATATagatagagaaaaaaaaatgcaggAATATTTACAacagaaagaaaaatttaataaacaaaataaaattgttagATGGAATCTTCCAAGAccttactttttaaataaaattaatctATTTACTAATATGTTACAAAATGATTCGAAAAAGCTGGAGCAGTTGGTACAGGACGAAATGACATtactaattaaaaatgatatgtataattatccCATAAAAAACAGCACTCCTATTCAGAACCAAGTACCTCTCAGTGATATCGACAGCACATATATGCAGCAAGCCATTGATTCGATTAACCATGAGATGGAAGAAGTTCACATTGGGGGGAAGGCGAATGATTCGTTGATTAGAATTACCAATATGGGAGGTGCTCAAGATAGAGTTAATGACCGAGATGAAGACCGTGCTGTACATGATGTATGTGAAGCACATGATACACATGATACACATAATACACATAATACACGTgatgatgaaaaaagaattatgcCAATCTCGAATGAGCACAATATGCAGTATTGTGAAGAAGACAGTGTAGATATGTGGAAAAGAATTAATGACggcataattttttgtccttcaaaaaatttgtacACATTTGTTGAATATATGAACGAAGCTGATATAAAAGCTAATTACAAATACAGATGTGAAAAGCTGAGAagttttattcaaaaaaatatggaaatatataaaaaattagaaaacaAATATGATATTTACACTAAGGGATATgtgttaaaaattaaaggttataaaaaatcatttgactctctttttaattcatatattaattgcataaatgaaaaagatgcATTAAACGCCTTATacgaaaacgaaaaaaagcACGCCCTCGAGAGGATTAAGGAAGAAAAGGAGGAAaccaaaaaagaaatagagtACCATAAATCCTTGCAAAAGTTGTACTCCGAATTGCTGGAATGCAATGTACAGCTGAAGGAGCAGTGTAAGCAAGTGGTGCAAGTAAGCGGTAAATGTACCGTAATTCAAATGAGCAACGGACATTGA